The Lysobacter sp. genome includes a window with the following:
- the ftsA gene encoding cell division protein FtsA codes for MNRKGDKSLIVGLDIGTSKIVALVGEYAAGSPIEVIGIGTHESRGLKRGVVVDIESTVQSIQRAIEEAELMAGCEIRSVYASISGNHVQCRNSPGIVPIRDGEVSYADLDRVLEAAKAVAIPADQKILHAIPRDYVLDDSQEGIRNPVGMTGVRLEVHAHLVVCAQSAAANISKCVQRCGLQVDDLIFSALASSTAVLTSDERELGVVLVDIGAGTTDIAVFVHGAICHTASLPIAGDHVTNDIAHMLRTPTPEAEQIKVRYACALAQLATAEESIQVPSVGDRPPRRLPRHALAQAVQGRYEEIFEMVQAELRRSGFEELVRAGMVLTGGASKMEGVIELAEEMLQMPVRVGIPQHVSGLGEVVGNPVHATGVGLLLMGSQIEHPRRPVIPAGRAMGAFNKLKNWFKGEF; via the coding sequence ATGAATCGCAAGGGCGACAAATCGCTGATCGTCGGCCTCGACATCGGCACCTCCAAGATCGTCGCGCTGGTCGGCGAGTACGCCGCAGGCAGTCCGATCGAAGTGATCGGCATCGGCACGCACGAATCGCGCGGGCTCAAGCGCGGCGTGGTCGTGGATATCGAATCGACCGTGCAGTCGATCCAGCGCGCGATCGAGGAGGCCGAGCTGATGGCCGGCTGCGAGATCCGTTCGGTCTACGCGTCGATCTCCGGCAACCACGTGCAGTGCCGCAACTCGCCCGGCATCGTTCCGATCCGCGATGGCGAGGTCAGCTATGCCGATCTCGATCGCGTGCTCGAAGCGGCGAAGGCTGTTGCTATCCCGGCCGACCAGAAGATCCTGCACGCGATCCCGCGCGATTACGTGCTGGACGATTCGCAGGAAGGCATCCGCAACCCCGTCGGCATGACCGGGGTGCGTCTCGAAGTGCATGCGCATCTCGTGGTCTGCGCGCAGTCGGCGGCGGCCAACATCAGCAAGTGCGTGCAGCGCTGCGGACTGCAGGTGGACGATCTGATCTTCTCCGCGCTGGCATCGAGCACCGCAGTGCTGACCAGCGATGAGCGCGAACTCGGCGTGGTGCTGGTCGATATCGGCGCCGGCACCACCGATATCGCGGTGTTCGTGCACGGCGCTATCTGCCACACCGCGTCGCTGCCGATCGCCGGCGACCACGTCACCAACGACATCGCGCACATGCTGCGCACGCCCACGCCCGAGGCCGAACAGATCAAGGTCCGTTACGCCTGCGCATTGGCGCAGCTGGCGACTGCGGAAGAAAGCATCCAGGTGCCCAGTGTCGGCGATCGGCCGCCGCGTCGTCTGCCGCGTCATGCGCTGGCGCAGGCGGTGCAGGGTCGTTACGAGGAAATCTTCGAAATGGTGCAGGCCGAACTGCGCCGCTCCGGCTTCGAGGAACTGGTGCGCGCCGGCATGGTGCTGACGGGTGGCGCATCGAAGATGGAAGGCGTGATCGAGCTGGCGGAAGAAATGCTGCAGATGCCTGTGCGCGTGGGCATTCCGCAGCACGTCAGCGGGCTGGGCGAAGTGGTGGGCAATCCGGTGCATGCCACCGGC
- a CDS encoding cell division protein FtsQ/DivIB, whose amino-acid sequence MNAFLRLVAWLLAIVLVTLPVVAVIQGWAGAERWPLRRVLVVGNHERVDATTVRDTVLPYATRGFFAVRLDDAQVAVSRLPWIEQAEVRKQWPDVLVVRVVEHRPFAWWGEDRLLSERGRIFPSKGVAVPKGLPHFDGPESRSADLVELYNESRAMFAAGGLDVRALRIDPRGSWSMTLSNGAELLIGRDDAKLRLARFARLLPQLAQQGRQLDRADLRYTNGFALRWASGREQADADKASAAAGERPAMDGRAGRSGAAMASPGMAANTRTTNPESRFKNFGSMT is encoded by the coding sequence ATGAACGCCTTTCTGCGACTCGTCGCGTGGCTGCTCGCGATCGTGCTGGTGACGCTGCCCGTGGTGGCGGTGATCCAGGGCTGGGCGGGCGCCGAGCGTTGGCCGCTGCGCAGAGTGCTGGTCGTCGGCAATCACGAGCGCGTGGATGCGACGACGGTGCGCGACACCGTGTTGCCCTATGCGACGCGTGGCTTCTTCGCGGTGCGTCTCGACGACGCGCAGGTCGCGGTGTCCAGACTGCCGTGGATCGAGCAGGCCGAAGTGCGCAAGCAATGGCCGGATGTGCTGGTGGTCCGCGTGGTCGAGCATCGTCCCTTCGCGTGGTGGGGCGAGGACCGGCTGCTGTCCGAGCGCGGTCGTATCTTCCCCAGCAAAGGCGTTGCGGTACCGAAAGGCCTGCCGCACTTCGATGGCCCGGAATCGCGCAGCGCCGATCTGGTCGAGCTGTACAACGAATCGCGGGCGATGTTCGCGGCAGGCGGCCTCGACGTGCGCGCGCTGCGGATCGATCCGCGCGGCAGCTGGTCGATGACGCTGTCCAACGGCGCTGAACTGCTGATCGGTCGCGACGACGCCAAGCTGCGACTCGCGCGCTTCGCCCGTCTGCTGCCGCAGCTGGCGCAGCAGGGGCGACAGCTCGATCGCGCCGATCTCCGCTACACCAATGGTTTCGCGTTGCGCTGGGCGAGTGGCCGCGAGCAAGCGGACGCCGACAAGGCGTCTGCTGCGGCCGGCGAGCGCCCGGCCATGGATGGCCGGGCAGGACGCTCTGGGGCCGCAATGGCCTCGCCAGGGATGGCAGCGAATACCCGTACGACGAACCCCGAATCCCGCTTCAAGAACTTTGGCTCTATGACATGA